Proteins from a single region of Candidatus Delongbacteria bacterium:
- the uvrC gene encoding excinuclease ABC subunit UvrC — translation MYRFDPAEYPTGPGVYLFRDAAGAVLYVGKALNLRQRLRSYAAGGDGRAQIPSMLKRAGALEVIVTYSEVEALVLENNLIKEHRPRYNLYLRDDKSYPFVRITSELFPRVLLTRQVVRDGSRYFGPFTEVRTLRGFLKGLRERLRIRQCDLAITEESMAAGRHKVCLDFHLGVCLGPCEGRQAATAYVHSVEAARQILRGRGREQRREEEAAMHAAAARQDYEEAARHRDALQALEQLIQGQKVEVQEAADADVLGLARDDHEAAVALLRLRDGRVLGRFHTTLGGTLESGAGEILRVFVAQYYAQCEELPREIWLPAEPAEAGLLTAWLGERARELQALGGDGRVPELLVPQRGDKAALLRMATHNAAQVLEERLLRRLKRDRVPESLRALQRDLGLAGLPRRIEGFDISHFGGEATVASLVVFQDGRPLKKDYRHFHVKSVAGIDDFASMEEVVERRYRRLLEEGRPLPELILIDGGKGQLGRAHAVLRRLGVPDQPVCGLAKRFEEVYLPGESLPRNIPKDSAANRLLQQVRDEAHRFALRFNQHLRQTRALPDPLAGVPGIGPELSRRLLLRFGGLRQLVRAGEDELCAVPGVGPVLARRLLDHLRGLSPADGGEVT, via the coding sequence ATGTACCGCTTCGATCCAGCCGAGTATCCCACCGGTCCCGGCGTCTACCTCTTTCGGGATGCCGCCGGCGCCGTGCTCTATGTGGGCAAGGCGCTGAACCTGCGCCAGCGCCTGCGCAGCTACGCGGCCGGCGGCGACGGGCGCGCCCAGATCCCCTCCATGCTCAAGCGGGCCGGCGCGCTGGAGGTGATCGTCACCTATAGCGAAGTCGAAGCCCTGGTGCTCGAGAACAACCTGATCAAGGAGCACCGCCCGCGCTACAACCTCTACCTGCGCGACGACAAGAGCTATCCCTTCGTGCGTATCACCAGCGAACTCTTCCCGCGCGTGCTGCTCACGCGCCAGGTGGTGCGCGACGGCAGCCGCTACTTCGGTCCCTTCACCGAAGTGCGCACCCTGCGCGGTTTCCTCAAGGGCCTGCGCGAGCGCCTGCGCATCCGCCAGTGCGACCTGGCCATCACGGAGGAGAGCATGGCGGCCGGCCGGCACAAGGTCTGCCTGGATTTCCACCTGGGCGTCTGCCTGGGGCCCTGCGAGGGGCGGCAGGCGGCGACCGCCTACGTCCACTCGGTGGAGGCGGCGCGCCAGATCCTGCGCGGGCGCGGACGCGAGCAGCGCCGGGAGGAGGAGGCGGCCATGCACGCGGCGGCGGCGCGCCAGGACTACGAGGAGGCCGCCCGGCACCGGGACGCCCTGCAGGCGCTGGAGCAGCTGATCCAGGGCCAGAAGGTCGAGGTCCAGGAGGCCGCCGACGCCGACGTGCTGGGCCTGGCCCGGGACGATCACGAGGCCGCCGTGGCCCTGCTGCGGCTGCGCGATGGCCGCGTGCTGGGCCGCTTCCACACGACCCTGGGCGGCACGCTGGAGAGCGGCGCGGGGGAGATCCTGCGCGTGTTCGTGGCCCAGTACTACGCCCAGTGCGAGGAGTTGCCGCGCGAGATCTGGCTGCCCGCCGAGCCAGCGGAGGCCGGGCTGCTGACGGCCTGGCTGGGGGAGCGGGCCCGCGAGCTGCAGGCCCTGGGTGGGGACGGGCGCGTGCCCGAGCTGCTGGTGCCCCAGCGCGGCGACAAGGCTGCCCTGCTGCGGATGGCCACGCACAACGCGGCCCAGGTGTTGGAAGAGCGCCTGCTGCGGCGCCTGAAGCGCGACCGCGTGCCCGAGTCCCTGCGCGCCCTGCAGCGCGACCTGGGGCTGGCCGGGCTGCCGCGCCGCATCGAGGGTTTCGACATCAGCCACTTCGGCGGCGAGGCCACGGTGGCCAGTTTGGTGGTCTTCCAGGACGGCCGGCCGCTGAAAAAGGATTACCGCCACTTCCACGTGAAAAGCGTCGCGGGCATCGACGACTTCGCCTCGATGGAGGAGGTGGTGGAACGACGCTACCGGCGCCTGCTGGAGGAGGGCCGGCCCCTGCCCGAGCTGATTCTCATCGACGGCGGCAAGGGCCAACTGGGGCGCGCCCACGCCGTGCTGCGCCGGTTGGGCGTGCCCGATCAGCCGGTCTGCGGGCTGGCCAAGCGCTTCGAGGAAGTCTACCTGCCCGGCGAGAGCCTGCCGCGCAACATCCCCAAGGACTCGGCCGCCAACCGCCTGCTGCAGCAGGTGCGCGACGAGGCCCACCGCTTCGCCCTGCGCTTCAACCAGCACCTGCGGCAGACCCGGGCCCTGCCCGATCCCTTGGCCGGCGTGCCCGGCATCGGCCCGGAACTCAGCCGGCGACTGCTCTTACGCTTTGGCGGATTGCGCCAGCTGGTGCGCGCCGGGGAGGACGAACTCTGCGCCGTGCCCGGCGTGGGGCCGGTCCTGGCCCGCCGCCTGTTGGACCACCTGCGCGGCCTTTCCCCGGCCGACGGCGGGGAGGTGACTTGA
- a CDS encoding T9SS type A sorting domain-containing protein, which translates to MKRLMALASVLLVAGSASAAVINWQLNMNVQIGLGNFVPGVDNVVVRGYFNGWSGTNPTLTDPDNDGIYTGSYDQGSFAGPYEYKYVIQHSVTGDEWEWVGNRPYTYTEPTIDLPLEYFNNITSLPGTCDVEITFQVDMGVQIATGAFDPGAGDLVVMRGPFNGWSGITHQLTNVGGTLYALTVPFAGQAETSPIEHKFVIVSGGDNWESSANRLAYGDCDWVDSDANGFKEGTLAPVFFSDTNWDAIIDHDILVVMDIDASRVSCWFANGGAPTYDGTASYAGVNFISLHGFFNGWPAWDGNISPLYRTVNNGSCHWTGSLFFPMGSAKNQIYKLGLNGFDNEAGFGQDHAMDISLDGGTGVTYVNVEFGSNGTQWDCFTGCVETVGATDQPSAFALSQNVPNPFNPVTTIAFTMDATAPATLSVYDLTGAKVATLVNGLVNAGRNEISFDASQLASGVYVYTLQSEGRLESRKMVLVK; encoded by the coding sequence ATGAAGCGTCTCATGGCATTGGCCAGCGTCCTGCTGGTGGCGGGCTCGGCCTCCGCCGCGGTCATCAACTGGCAGCTGAACATGAACGTTCAGATCGGCCTGGGCAACTTCGTCCCCGGCGTGGACAACGTGGTCGTGCGCGGCTACTTCAACGGCTGGAGCGGGACGAACCCCACCCTGACCGATCCGGACAACGACGGCATCTACACAGGTTCTTATGACCAGGGTTCCTTCGCCGGCCCCTACGAGTACAAGTACGTGATCCAGCACAGCGTGACCGGCGACGAGTGGGAGTGGGTGGGCAACCGTCCCTACACCTACACCGAGCCCACCATCGACCTGCCGCTGGAGTATTTCAACAACATCACCAGCCTGCCCGGCACCTGCGACGTGGAAATCACCTTCCAGGTCGACATGGGCGTGCAGATCGCCACGGGCGCCTTTGATCCGGGCGCGGGCGACCTCGTCGTCATGCGCGGGCCCTTCAACGGCTGGAGCGGCATCACGCATCAGCTGACCAATGTCGGCGGCACGCTCTACGCCTTGACGGTGCCCTTCGCCGGCCAGGCGGAGACCAGCCCCATCGAGCACAAGTTTGTCATCGTCTCCGGTGGCGACAATTGGGAGAGCAGCGCCAACCGGTTGGCCTACGGCGACTGCGACTGGGTGGACAGCGACGCCAACGGCTTCAAGGAAGGCACCCTGGCCCCCGTGTTCTTCAGCGACACCAACTGGGACGCCATCATTGACCACGACATCCTGGTGGTCATGGACATCGACGCCTCCCGCGTGTCCTGCTGGTTCGCCAACGGCGGCGCGCCGACCTATGACGGCACGGCCAGCTACGCCGGCGTGAACTTCATCTCCCTGCACGGCTTCTTCAACGGTTGGCCGGCCTGGGACGGCAACATCTCCCCGCTCTATCGCACGGTCAACAACGGCAGCTGCCACTGGACCGGCTCCCTGTTCTTCCCGATGGGCTCGGCCAAGAACCAGATCTACAAGCTCGGCCTGAATGGCTTCGACAACGAGGCCGGCTTCGGTCAGGACCACGCCATGGACATCTCCCTGGACGGCGGCACGGGCGTGACCTACGTCAACGTCGAGTTCGGTTCCAACGGCACCCAGTGGGATTGCTTCACGGGTTGCGTCGAGACGGTGGGCGCCACGGATCAGCCCTCCGCCTTCGCCCTCTCCCAGAACGTCCCGAACCCCTTCAACCCCGTGACCACCATCGCCTTCACGATGGACGCCACGGCCCCGGCGACCTTGTCCGTCTACGACCTGACGGGCGCCAAGGTGGCCACGCTGGTCAACGGCTTGGTGAATGCCGGCCGCAATGAGATCAGCTTCGACGCCTCCCAGCTGGCCAGCGGCGTGTACGTCTACACGCTGCAGAGCGAAGGCCGCCTGGAAAGCCGCAAGATGGTCCTGGTGAAGTAA
- a CDS encoding alanine dehydrogenase, whose amino-acid sequence MQFSLVKEIRRGENRVALTPAGVGLLVAAGHEVHVQSAAGAASHFTDQEYQDAGATVVYTPEEAYARGEVVVKVLPPKEDEAHLIQEDRCLVSFLQIAAGRDKLLDTLVAERTLALGLELVSHEDGRKPLVTAMSEIAGQLAIQFGANYLLSDHGGRGLLLGSVPGISGATVTILGAGTLGTMAARTAQGMGAQVVLLDRDISQLRRAQSVLGPVATMMATANNIRRALAFADLAIGAVSLPGDRTPHLADREMVRGMKQGSVIVDTSVDMGGCFETSRPTTIESPTFVAEGVVHCCIPNLPSLVCRTSSRALSHSIAPMLVEMGRAGSPVALLKRIAGLREGVVTFDGQVMNARLAELYGRPLGDLQAALAAGDGKEEAGR is encoded by the coding sequence ATGCAATTCAGTTTGGTCAAGGAGATTCGGCGCGGCGAAAACCGCGTGGCCCTGACTCCCGCGGGAGTGGGCCTGTTGGTGGCCGCCGGGCACGAAGTCCACGTGCAATCCGCCGCGGGGGCCGCCTCGCATTTCACCGACCAGGAGTACCAGGACGCGGGCGCCACGGTGGTCTACACGCCGGAGGAGGCCTACGCCCGGGGCGAGGTGGTGGTGAAGGTGTTGCCGCCCAAGGAAGACGAGGCCCATCTGATCCAGGAGGACCGCTGCCTGGTGAGCTTCCTGCAGATCGCCGCGGGCCGCGACAAGCTGCTGGACACCCTGGTGGCCGAGCGCACCCTGGCCCTGGGCCTGGAACTAGTCTCCCACGAGGACGGGCGCAAGCCCTTGGTCACGGCCATGAGCGAGATCGCCGGGCAGCTGGCCATCCAGTTCGGCGCCAACTACCTGCTCAGCGACCACGGCGGCCGCGGCCTGCTGCTGGGCTCCGTGCCCGGCATCAGCGGGGCCACGGTCACCATCCTGGGCGCCGGCACCCTGGGCACCATGGCCGCGCGCACGGCGCAGGGCATGGGCGCGCAGGTCGTGCTGCTGGACCGGGACATCTCGCAACTGCGGCGGGCCCAGTCCGTGCTGGGACCGGTGGCGACCATGATGGCCACGGCCAACAACATCCGCCGGGCTCTGGCCTTCGCGGACCTGGCCATCGGCGCCGTCAGCCTGCCCGGCGACCGTACGCCCCACCTGGCGGACCGCGAAATGGTCCGCGGCATGAAGCAAGGCTCGGTGATCGTGGACACCTCCGTCGACATGGGCGGCTGCTTCGAGACCAGCCGGCCCACCACCATCGAGAGCCCGACCTTCGTGGCCGAGGGCGTGGTGCACTGCTGCATCCCCAACCTGCCCAGCCTGGTCTGCCGCACCTCCAGCCGCGCCCTCTCCCATTCCATCGCGCCCATGCTGGTGGAGATGGGCCGGGCCGGCAGCCCCGTGGCGCTGCTCAAGCGCATCGCCGGGCTGCGCGAAGGCGTGGTGACCTTCGACGGCCAGGTGATGAACGCGCGCCTGGCCGAATTGTACGGCCGGCCCCTGGGTGACCTGCAGGCGGCGCTGGCCGCGGGCGACGGCAAGGAGGAGGCAGGCCGATGA
- a CDS encoding acetyl-CoA hydrolase/transferase C-terminal domain-containing protein, with the protein MSWVTRYKERCVRAEDAVREIKSGDTVHVHPGCAIPTRLVNALSARAPELENVEILHILTFNPAPYVAPEMKGHFHHTALFTGANVREAVNDGRADYVPVFLSEIPNLFKHEYPIDVSIIHVSPPDEHGFCSYGIGAEVTKPATEAARTVIAQVNPRMPRVHGDNFIHVSKIKAFVEVDDPLVEIVQGTVSDRNKAIGRHVATLIEDGSTLQMGIGGIPDAVLLYLEDKRGLGIHTEMFSDGVVKLVEEGVITNDRKTFHPGKMVASFCMGTKRLYDFVADNPLIEFHPSNYVNDPFNVAKNDKMVAINSALSVDLTGQVNSDSIGTRIYSGFGGQVDFIRGASRSVGGKPIIALPATAKNDTQSRIVTTLAPGAGVVTSRADVHYVVTEFGVAYLHGKSIRQRARALIDIAAPAFREELEAEARRLKYL; encoded by the coding sequence ATGAGCTGGGTGACCCGCTACAAGGAGCGCTGCGTGCGCGCCGAGGACGCCGTCCGGGAGATCAAGAGCGGCGACACGGTCCACGTCCATCCGGGCTGCGCCATTCCCACCCGGCTGGTGAACGCGCTCAGCGCCCGCGCGCCGGAACTGGAGAACGTGGAGATCCTCCACATCCTGACCTTCAATCCCGCGCCCTATGTCGCGCCGGAGATGAAAGGCCACTTCCACCACACGGCCCTCTTCACCGGCGCCAATGTGCGCGAGGCCGTCAACGACGGCCGGGCGGACTACGTCCCGGTCTTCCTCTCCGAGATCCCCAATCTGTTCAAGCACGAATACCCCATCGACGTCTCGATCATCCACGTCTCGCCGCCCGACGAGCACGGTTTCTGCAGCTACGGCATCGGCGCCGAGGTGACCAAGCCCGCCACCGAAGCCGCCCGGACGGTGATCGCCCAGGTCAACCCGCGCATGCCCCGCGTGCACGGCGACAACTTCATCCACGTGAGCAAGATCAAGGCTTTCGTGGAGGTGGACGATCCGCTGGTGGAGATCGTGCAGGGCACGGTGAGCGACCGCAACAAGGCCATCGGGCGCCACGTGGCCACGTTGATCGAGGACGGCTCCACGCTGCAGATGGGCATCGGCGGCATTCCCGACGCTGTGCTGCTCTACCTGGAGGACAAGCGCGGGCTGGGCATCCACACCGAGATGTTCAGCGACGGCGTGGTCAAGCTGGTGGAGGAGGGGGTCATCACCAACGACCGCAAGACCTTCCACCCGGGCAAGATGGTCGCCAGCTTTTGCATGGGCACCAAGCGGCTCTACGACTTCGTGGCCGACAATCCGCTGATCGAGTTCCATCCCAGCAACTACGTCAACGACCCTTTCAACGTGGCCAAGAACGACAAGATGGTGGCCATCAACAGCGCGCTCTCCGTCGACTTGACGGGCCAGGTGAACAGCGACTCCATCGGCACGCGGATCTACAGCGGTTTCGGCGGCCAGGTGGACTTCATCCGCGGCGCCTCGCGCTCCGTGGGCGGCAAGCCGATCATCGCCCTGCCCGCCACGGCCAAGAACGACACCCAATCCCGCATCGTCACCACCCTGGCGCCCGGGGCCGGCGTGGTGACCAGCCGGGCCGACGTGCACTACGTCGTCACCGAATTCGGCGTGGCCTACCTGCACGGCAAGAGCATTCGCCAGCGGGCCCGCGCCCTGATCGACATCGCGGCCCCGGCCTTCCGCGAGGAGCTGGAGGCCGAAGCGCGGCGGCTGAAGTACCTGTAG